One part of the Fundidesulfovibrio putealis DSM 16056 genome encodes these proteins:
- a CDS encoding autotransporter outer membrane beta-barrel domain-containing protein, with amino-acid sequence RDRRVKAAITTASAAPYSMDAAPVTTDWGTASIGTIFKINDTVSLRGSVSTMFSNPQVVTYGGELGVNVSF; translated from the coding sequence GTAGGGACCGCAGGGTCAAGGCCGCCATCACCACGGCCTCCGCCGCGCCTTATTCCATGGACGCCGCCCCCGTGACCACCGACTGGGGCACCGCCTCCATCGGCACGATCTTCAAGATAAACGACACGGTGTCGCTGCGCGGCTCGGTATCGACCATGTTCTCCAACCCGCAGGTGGTGACCTACGGCGGTGAACTGGGCGTGAACGTCAGCTTCTAG